The following proteins are co-located in the Microcystis wesenbergii NRERC-220 genome:
- a CDS encoding glutaredoxin family protein, which produces MTTIELILYSKPDCHLCEGLLEKLEKIRQPEWQLEIRDITSREDWFNAYQYEIPVLCQKLATGEKILPRLSPRANAEQLARLLANNLT; this is translated from the coding sequence ATGACTACCATAGAACTAATTTTATACAGTAAACCGGACTGTCATCTTTGCGAAGGGTTACTAGAGAAACTAGAAAAAATCCGTCAACCGGAGTGGCAGTTAGAAATTAGGGACATTACCAGTCGAGAGGATTGGTTTAACGCTTATCAGTACGAAATCCCCGTCCTCTGTCAAAAACTAGCCACGGGGGAAAAAATCCTCCCTCGTCTTTCCCCCCGGGCAAATGCCGAACAATTAGCCCGTCTTTTAGCCAATAATTTAACCTAG
- a CDS encoding DUF2281 domain-containing protein gives MTLKEQLIKEIEQTPDTLLTELLDFLLFIKERHTAIEITEEEQANIIASESAYQAGDYLTLEEYEETQA, from the coding sequence ATGACACTCAAAGAACAACTAATTAAAGAAATCGAGCAGACACCTGACACCCTTTTGACTGAATTACTTGACTTTTTGCTCTTTATCAAAGAACGACATACTGCAATAGAAATTACAGAAGAAGAGCAAGCTAACATAATCGCTTCTGAATCAGCTTATCAAGCAGGAGACTATCTAACCCTCGAAGAATATGAGGAAACTCAAGCATGA
- the hypB gene encoding hydrogenase nickel incorporation protein HypB: MHQTFDAALEINLLHANQAGADHNREHFDEWGITCLNLMSSPGAGKTVLLEKTLAALKDQLKMAVIEGDMTTELDAERLRQYGVPVIAINTGRSCHLDSKMVAGGIHRFQEDYNPKEFDLLLVENVGNLVCPAEFEVGEHAKVALLSITEGEDKPLKYPIMFQEADCLIITKLDLAPYLEIDLKRLEANVRSMNPDVKIIALSAQTGEGLEDWLNWLKSQVNRPRFLNC, encoded by the coding sequence ATGCACCAAACTTTTGACGCGGCCCTAGAAATTAATCTACTTCATGCCAATCAAGCAGGAGCCGATCACAACCGGGAACATTTTGACGAGTGGGGCATTACCTGTTTAAACCTGATGAGTAGTCCCGGTGCGGGTAAAACTGTATTATTGGAAAAAACCCTCGCAGCCTTAAAAGATCAATTAAAAATGGCTGTTATTGAAGGCGATATGACTACAGAACTAGATGCAGAGCGCCTGAGACAATATGGAGTTCCGGTAATTGCCATTAATACGGGTCGCTCCTGTCACTTAGATTCCAAAATGGTAGCCGGGGGAATTCATCGTTTCCAAGAAGATTATAACCCCAAAGAGTTTGATTTATTGTTGGTGGAAAATGTGGGAAATTTAGTTTGTCCCGCCGAATTTGAGGTAGGGGAACACGCTAAAGTTGCTCTATTAAGTATTACTGAAGGAGAAGATAAACCCCTCAAATATCCAATTATGTTTCAAGAAGCGGATTGTCTGATTATTACCAAATTAGATCTGGCTCCTTATTTAGAGATTGATTTAAAACGTTTAGAAGCAAATGTTCGCTCCATGAATCCCGATGTAAAGATTATTGCTCTTTCTGCTCAAACAGGAGAAGGTTTAGAAGACTGGTTAAATTGGCTAAAAAGCCAAGTCAATAGGCCGAGGTTCTTGAATTGTTAA
- the hypA gene encoding hydrogenase maturation nickel metallochaperone HypA, with product MHETDMTKALIMTVRDWYDSQPEKLKIEKIHLMVGEFTCVEPVSLQFAFEVQTANTFLAGVELAIKNIPLIAYCHCCQKDYKPQIGQQYSCPTCRSPMEDIRSGRELKIDHIEYSLDS from the coding sequence ATGCACGAAACTGATATGACTAAGGCATTAATTATGACAGTTCGAGATTGGTATGATAGCCAACCTGAAAAGCTCAAAATTGAAAAAATTCATCTCATGGTTGGTGAATTTACCTGTGTTGAACCGGTCAGTTTACAATTTGCCTTTGAAGTTCAAACTGCCAATACTTTTCTTGCTGGCGTGGAATTAGCCATTAAAAATATTCCCCTAATTGCTTATTGTCATTGCTGCCAAAAGGATTATAAACCCCAAATTGGCCAGCAATATTCCTGCCCAACTTGTCGATCACCGATGGAGGATATTCGTTCAGGTCGAGAGTTAAAAATTGACCACATTGAATATTCTTTAGATTCTTAA
- a CDS encoding Uma2 family endonuclease, translating to MTTLDIATDIVCPPTDLWSDEPPLESDLHLQQIILLLSCLDWLWQDRNDYYASGNLTIYYNERQLKQRDFCGPDFFVVLDTEKRTRKSWVVWGEGGKYPNLIIEILSDSTANVDRKAKKELYQHTFRTPEYFLFDPNTLEWQGFTLIEGQYQPITPNENGYLWSKQLGLYLGIFANKLRYFTESGELVPTPQESARQERLAKEQERLAKEREQQRAEKLAQKLRELGINPDEIA from the coding sequence ATGACAACCCTAGATATTGCTACCGATATTGTCTGTCCTCCCACCGATTTATGGAGTGATGAACCACCCTTGGAAAGTGATCTGCATTTACAACAAATTATTTTATTATTATCTTGTCTTGATTGGCTCTGGCAAGATAGAAACGATTACTATGCCTCGGGCAATTTGACTATTTATTATAACGAAAGGCAATTGAAACAGCGAGATTTTTGTGGACCAGATTTTTTCGTGGTTTTAGATACAGAGAAACGTACCAGGAAAAGTTGGGTTGTCTGGGGAGAAGGGGGTAAATATCCCAATCTAATCATCGAAATTCTCTCCGATTCCACCGCTAATGTGGACAGAAAAGCCAAAAAGGAACTATATCAGCATACTTTCCGGACTCCTGAATATTTTTTGTTTGATCCTAATACTTTAGAATGGCAAGGATTCACTTTAATCGAGGGACAATACCAACCGATTACCCCCAATGAAAACGGTTATTTATGGAGTAAGCAACTAGGATTATATTTAGGGATTTTTGCCAATAAATTGCGCTATTTCACCGAATCGGGTGAATTGGTTCCCACCCCTCAAGAGTCGGCCCGACAGGAAAGATTAGCCAAAGAACAGGAAAGATTAGCCAAAGAAAGAGAACAACAACGGGCGGAAAAATTAGCCCAAAAGCTGCGAGAATTGGGCATTAATCCCGATGAAATTGCTTAA
- a CDS encoding ABC transporter ATP-binding protein: MHLEITQLNKIFITKRGAVVALKDINLHVESAEFVCAVGASGSGKSTLLRMIAGLELPTSGKITVDGVEVTGPGADRGMVFQNYTLYPWMTIQKNVEFGLKLQGLSTKECWEVACYYLDIVGLTQFANAYPRELSGGMKQRVAIARSLACHPKVLLMDEPFAALDVQTKERMHEYLIEIWQKIRCSILMITHDVDEAVFLAQRIYVLSARPGTIQRELTINLPVDRNHKIKRQAQFYDYTDEIYGLLRGEKC; encoded by the coding sequence ATGCACTTAGAAATTACTCAACTCAATAAAATTTTCATCACTAAACGAGGTGCTGTGGTCGCTCTGAAAGATATTAATTTACACGTTGAAAGTGCTGAATTTGTCTGTGCGGTCGGGGCCTCTGGTTCGGGAAAATCGACTTTGTTGCGAATGATTGCGGGTTTAGAGCTGCCCACTTCCGGCAAAATTACCGTTGATGGTGTTGAAGTGACAGGGCCAGGAGCCGATCGCGGCATGGTTTTTCAAAATTATACACTCTATCCCTGGATGACGATCCAAAAAAATGTTGAATTTGGCTTAAAACTACAGGGATTATCGACAAAAGAATGCTGGGAAGTGGCCTGTTATTATCTGGATATTGTCGGTTTAACCCAATTCGCTAATGCTTACCCTAGAGAACTATCGGGTGGGATGAAACAACGGGTAGCGATCGCCCGCTCTCTTGCCTGTCATCCCAAAGTTTTATTAATGGACGAACCCTTTGCAGCTTTAGATGTACAAACCAAAGAAAGAATGCACGAATATTTAATTGAAATTTGGCAAAAAATTAGGTGTAGTATTTTAATGATTACCCATGATGTGGATGAAGCGGTTTTTTTGGCTCAACGTATTTATGTTTTGAGTGCTAGGCCGGGGACTATACAACGGGAATTAACAATTAATTTACCCGTAGATCGTAATCATAAAATTAAACGACAAGCTCAGTTTTATGACTATACGGATGAAATTTACGGCCTGCTACGGGGTGAGAAATGCTAG
- a CDS encoding ABC transporter substrate-binding protein, translating into MKRRNFFSLPLVFFSSLLLTVSCNQAPQQTPNASSSLSNTAPIVIGYSNWAGWWPWAIAEEEGLFAKNGANVQMKWFDGYLESLQALAAGQLDGNSQTLNDTIAFAGDAVNGQVAVLVNDNSSGNDKIIVTEEIKTIQDLKGKKVAVEEGVVGDFLLSLALEKEGMSRKDVQIVPMETGAAAAAFASGKVDAVGAFPPFWSTALKRKGSKELISSKAFPGAIPDLLVVSAKLVKEKPEQVQALVKTWFDVREFMAKNPQKADEIMAKRAGISPEELDLYKEGTKFFTLEENLEAFSPGKTMKNMPFAAQKMADFMREVGFIKKVPDLTTIFDAQFVKALANQDKKS; encoded by the coding sequence ATGAAACGGCGCAATTTTTTCTCCTTACCTCTCGTTTTTTTTAGTAGCTTACTCCTGACCGTTAGTTGCAATCAAGCTCCTCAGCAAACCCCCAATGCAAGTAGTTCTCTGAGTAATACTGCCCCCATTGTCATTGGTTATAGTAACTGGGCCGGTTGGTGGCCCTGGGCGATCGCTGAAGAAGAGGGATTATTTGCTAAAAATGGGGCTAATGTTCAAATGAAATGGTTTGATGGTTATCTTGAATCCTTACAAGCTTTGGCCGCCGGACAATTAGATGGAAATAGTCAAACTCTCAACGATACAATCGCTTTTGCAGGAGATGCAGTGAATGGTCAAGTTGCTGTTTTAGTCAATGATAATTCGTCAGGAAATGATAAAATTATTGTCACAGAAGAGATTAAAACTATTCAAGATTTAAAAGGCAAAAAAGTTGCAGTCGAAGAAGGCGTTGTCGGTGACTTTCTCCTCAGTTTAGCCCTAGAAAAAGAGGGAATGAGCCGTAAAGATGTGCAAATTGTCCCCATGGAAACAGGGGCTGCTGCTGCCGCTTTTGCATCGGGAAAAGTAGATGCAGTTGGTGCTTTTCCACCTTTTTGGTCAACAGCCCTTAAAAGAAAAGGTTCTAAAGAATTAATTAGTTCTAAAGCTTTTCCCGGTGCTATTCCCGATTTATTAGTTGTCAGTGCCAAATTGGTAAAAGAAAAACCAGAACAGGTTCAGGCTCTCGTAAAAACCTGGTTTGATGTCCGAGAGTTTATGGCTAAAAATCCCCAAAAAGCCGATGAGATTATGGCCAAGCGTGCCGGCATTAGCCCAGAGGAATTGGACTTATATAAAGAGGGAACGAAGTTTTTCACCTTAGAAGAAAACTTAGAAGCCTTTAGTCCGGGGAAAACCATGAAAAATATGCCCTTTGCCGCTCAAAAAATGGCTGATTTTATGAGGGAAGTTGGCTTTATTAAAAAAGTCCCCGATCTAACAACCATTTTCGATGCCCAATTTGTCAAGGCGTTGGCAAATCAAGACAAAAAATCCTAA
- a CDS encoding type II toxin-antitoxin system RelE family toxin encodes MNYRVIIPKPVQKQLNNLPKQQRERLITAIRLLTDTPRPSGVKKLKGYDDTYRIRIGDYRIIYKIQDQEMLIIILSSIHRKDAY; translated from the coding sequence ATGAACTACAGAGTTATTATTCCGAAACCAGTTCAAAAACAACTAAACAACTTACCCAAACAACAACGCGAACGCTTAATTACTGCCATTAGACTACTTACCGATACACCTCGTCCTAGCGGAGTCAAGAAACTCAAAGGATATGATGACACCTACCGAATTAGAATAGGGGATTATCGCATCATTTACAAAATTCAAGATCAAGAAATGCTGATTATCATATTGAGTAGTATTCATCGAAAAGATGCTTATTGA
- a CDS encoding ABC1 kinase family protein, translated as MSRHQDSQTDRKREETQFTPYSAEAIAQEYRYKPWQLFGRAFVIIWSLGLFLLSLLWDKWTKQEEANKYRRASELRQILTRLGPTFIKVGQALSTRPDLVRRDFLDELVKLQDQLPPFDNDIAFAIIETELGMPVEKAYREISPTPVAAASLGQVYKAILPTGEEVAVKVQRPGLRALLSLDLYLMRWAAQKFGRLLPLNLGHDLTLIVDEFGTKLFEEIDYQNEGRNAEKFATNFQNNPEVKVPSIYWRYSGRRVLTLEWIDGYKLTDTENIKALGLDPNNIVKIGVTSGLQQLLEHGFFHADPHPGNLFATFDGRMAYIDFGMMDQLEEETKETLASCVVDLINKDYENLASNFVKLGFLTPETDIKPIIPALERVLGNAIGQRVGDFNFRTITDDFSELMYEYPFRIPAKFALIIRSLVTQEGAALTLDPNFKIVQVAYPYVAKRLLTGESPQLRRRLLDVLFKDGKFQWQRLENMITMARSESNFDLLPTAQLGITFLLSEEGRYLRRQLLLALTEDDRLHTAEVQRLWGLIQGELQPRRLLDVAMSAFRELSSQGVAAVLPRETSSR; from the coding sequence GTGAGTCGGCATCAAGACAGTCAAACTGACCGGAAACGAGAAGAAACACAGTTCACTCCTTACAGTGCAGAAGCGATCGCTCAAGAATACCGTTACAAACCTTGGCAATTGTTCGGTCGCGCTTTCGTGATTATTTGGTCTTTAGGATTATTTCTGCTCAGTCTCCTCTGGGACAAATGGACAAAGCAAGAAGAAGCCAATAAATACAGGCGTGCCAGCGAACTTAGGCAAATTCTCACCCGTTTGGGTCCCACCTTCATCAAAGTCGGTCAAGCTCTCTCTACCCGTCCCGACCTCGTTCGCAGAGACTTTTTAGACGAATTAGTTAAACTGCAAGACCAACTTCCCCCCTTCGATAACGACATTGCTTTTGCCATTATCGAGACAGAATTGGGGATGCCTGTAGAAAAAGCCTATCGAGAAATATCCCCCACCCCGGTAGCTGCCGCTAGTTTAGGCCAGGTTTACAAAGCGATACTCCCCACCGGTGAAGAAGTAGCCGTTAAAGTGCAACGGCCCGGGCTGCGGGCGCTTTTAAGCCTCGATTTATACCTAATGCGCTGGGCCGCCCAAAAATTCGGTCGTTTATTACCCCTCAATCTCGGCCACGACCTCACCCTGATTGTCGATGAATTCGGCACCAAACTCTTTGAGGAAATCGACTATCAAAACGAAGGTCGCAACGCTGAAAAATTCGCCACCAACTTCCAAAATAACCCCGAAGTTAAAGTTCCCAGTATCTACTGGCGTTATAGTGGTCGCCGCGTCCTCACCCTGGAATGGATTGATGGCTATAAACTCACCGATACCGAGAACATCAAAGCTTTAGGATTAGACCCCAATAATATCGTTAAAATCGGCGTAACCTCTGGATTACAGCAACTCCTCGAACACGGCTTTTTCCACGCTGATCCCCACCCGGGTAATCTTTTCGCCACTTTTGATGGTCGCATGGCCTATATCGATTTTGGCATGATGGACCAGTTAGAGGAGGAAACTAAAGAAACCCTCGCCAGTTGCGTCGTCGATTTAATTAACAAAGACTACGAAAACCTAGCCAGCAACTTTGTCAAACTGGGATTTTTAACCCCAGAAACCGATATAAAACCCATTATTCCCGCCCTAGAACGAGTTTTAGGCAATGCCATCGGTCAAAGGGTCGGTGACTTCAATTTCCGCACCATTACCGATGATTTCTCCGAATTGATGTACGAGTATCCCTTCCGGATTCCCGCCAAATTCGCCCTGATTATTCGTTCCCTCGTCACCCAAGAAGGGGCAGCCCTCACCCTCGATCCTAACTTCAAAATCGTCCAAGTGGCCTATCCCTACGTCGCTAAACGTCTCCTGACCGGGGAATCGCCCCAACTGCGCCGACGTTTATTGGATGTGCTGTTCAAAGACGGTAAATTCCAGTGGCAACGCCTAGAAAACATGATTACAATGGCTCGATCGGAAAGTAACTTCGATTTACTGCCCACCGCGCAATTAGGCATCACTTTTCTTCTCTCGGAAGAAGGTCGTTATCTGCGTCGTCAATTGCTATTAGCTTTAACGGAAGATGACCGTCTCCATACTGCCGAAGTGCAACGTCTCTGGGGTTTAATTCAAGGAGAATTGCAACCGCGGCGACTCTTGGATGTGGCCATGAGCGCTTTTCGGGAATTATCGTCCCAAGGTGTGGCCGCTGTCCTTCCGCGAGAAACCAGTTCGCGTTAG
- a CDS encoding anthranilate synthase component I, producing the protein MQKPLAWHWRSLPLHQRTGSEVFACLFSQDAIATLLESPYPGNSLSRYSLCAGSPRQLWTPALGEILPFLSSLLPQTRSDVLPDHLPFHGGWLGWLGYDLAWEIEKLPDRKADTLPFPVAYWYEPDSFALLDHQAQILWLAATKPEDLDKYEQSLTTNPDFELIDPHPSPLIFYTSQLDYEKAVKKALDYIRKGDIFQANLSLRFQSTTRAKGWQIYRSLQQINPSPFASYWRTPWGEMISCSPERLVKLERGIASTRPIAGTRPRGKTEALDRQLAEELLTNKKERAEHIMLVDLERNDLGRVCEWGSVDVDELLTIERYSHVMHLVSNVQGKLDKKYHAIDLIKALFPGGTITGCPKVRCLEIIEELEPVRRNLFYGSCGYIDLRGHLDLNILIRTLLMTTQGNLNTVWGQVGAGIVADSDPEKEWLESLHKAEAQLIALRSF; encoded by the coding sequence ATGCAAAAACCTTTAGCATGGCATTGGCGATCGCTTCCTCTGCATCAGCGCACTGGTTCCGAGGTTTTTGCTTGCTTATTCTCCCAAGATGCGATCGCTACTTTACTAGAAAGTCCCTATCCGGGTAATTCCCTCTCCCGTTACTCTCTTTGTGCTGGTTCCCCGCGTCAGCTTTGGACCCCCGCACTGGGCGAAATTTTGCCCTTTTTAAGCAGTTTACTCCCCCAAACTCGATCGGATGTGCTTCCCGACCATCTTCCCTTCCATGGCGGTTGGTTGGGGTGGTTAGGCTACGATTTAGCTTGGGAAATAGAAAAATTACCCGACAGGAAAGCTGATACTCTCCCTTTTCCCGTCGCTTATTGGTATGAACCAGATAGTTTTGCCCTTCTCGATCACCAAGCACAAATTCTCTGGTTAGCTGCCACTAAACCCGAAGATTTAGATAAATACGAACAATCTTTAACCACTAACCCTGATTTTGAGTTGATCGATCCTCATCCCTCTCCCTTAATCTTTTATACTTCTCAACTCGACTACGAAAAAGCTGTTAAAAAAGCCTTAGATTATATCAGAAAAGGTGATATTTTTCAAGCAAATTTATCCCTAAGATTTCAAAGCACAACTAGGGCAAAAGGATGGCAAATTTATCGCAGTTTACAACAGATTAACCCTTCTCCTTTTGCCAGTTATTGGCGCACCCCTTGGGGAGAAATGATTAGTTGTTCTCCCGAAAGATTGGTAAAATTAGAAAGGGGAATAGCCAGCACTAGACCGATCGCTGGAACTCGTCCCCGGGGTAAAACCGAGGCACTCGATCGACAATTGGCCGAGGAACTATTAACGAATAAAAAAGAACGGGCCGAGCATATTATGCTAGTGGATCTAGAACGTAATGATCTGGGTAGAGTTTGTGAATGGGGATCGGTTGATGTGGATGAATTACTGACGATCGAGCGTTATAGTCATGTTATGCACTTGGTCAGTAATGTTCAAGGAAAATTAGATAAAAAGTATCATGCTATTGATTTAATTAAAGCTCTTTTCCCCGGCGGAACAATTACCGGTTGTCCGAAAGTTCGTTGTCTAGAAATTATCGAAGAATTGGAACCGGTGCGACGCAATTTATTCTATGGTTCCTGTGGCTATATTGACCTACGGGGTCATTTAGATTTGAATATTCTCATCCGTACCCTATTAATGACTACTCAAGGGAATTTAAACACCGTTTGGGGACAGGTGGGAGCGGGAATAGTTGCCGATAGCGATCCCGAAAAAGAATGGTTAGAATCCCTTCATAAAGCTGAGGCACAATTAATCGCTTTACGTTCTTTTTAA
- a CDS encoding permease, whose protein sequence is MNQISIAVTFFLSLVLTSLPFLLLGAAVSSFLLVFVNKQRLAAIFPRNRLLGAIVGSTIGLILPVGQYGTIPVARRFLLEGVPPGVVFSFLTAAPTLNIVTLWLTWQTFTYSSIFFYRSLSVWLMAIFIGTLFSFYREKPRTDSEIPLESSLVLSGSFLPEEAASQPLQRVGSLVYEYKTRDRQAWPISLQLFLDNFIDEALELGGLLIIGCAIASVFQLLLPQSQLIAWGNTPVTQILVQLFFGFTLAVNASLSTFVPGSLITNLSVGSTLAFLLVASLIDIKAFILLLSAFRPKIVLYFGILCLLMSFLVALILSFYLG, encoded by the coding sequence ATGAATCAAATTTCTATCGCTGTTACTTTTTTTCTTAGTTTAGTCTTGACCTCGCTTCCCTTTTTACTTTTGGGGGCAGCCGTTTCCAGTTTTTTGCTGGTTTTCGTCAATAAACAGCGATTAGCGGCGATATTTCCCCGTAATCGACTGTTAGGAGCGATCGTTGGCAGTACAATCGGATTAATCTTACCCGTCGGACAATACGGCACGATTCCCGTCGCTAGAAGATTTTTATTAGAGGGAGTACCCCCAGGGGTGGTGTTTAGCTTTCTCACCGCTGCACCTACCCTAAATATCGTCACTCTTTGGCTAACTTGGCAGACTTTCACCTATTCTAGTATTTTTTTCTATCGATCGCTTTCGGTCTGGTTAATGGCAATTTTTATCGGCACTCTCTTTAGTTTCTATCGGGAAAAACCCCGCACAGATAGCGAAATTCCCCTAGAATCGAGTTTAGTTCTTTCCGGTAGTTTTTTACCGGAGGAAGCAGCCAGTCAACCCCTGCAAAGAGTCGGCAGTCTTGTTTATGAGTATAAAACTAGAGATAGGCAAGCTTGGCCAATTTCTCTGCAGTTATTTCTCGATAACTTTATCGATGAAGCACTGGAATTAGGGGGATTATTAATCATTGGCTGTGCGATCGCTAGTGTCTTTCAGCTATTATTACCTCAGAGTCAATTAATTGCCTGGGGGAATACTCCCGTTACTCAAATTCTCGTGCAGTTGTTTTTTGGTTTCACCCTCGCTGTTAATGCCAGTCTTAGCACTTTTGTCCCCGGTTCTTTAATTACTAATCTGTCCGTGGGTTCCACTCTAGCTTTTTTACTGGTCGCTTCCCTCATTGATATTAAAGCTTTTATCCTCCTCCTATCAGCTTTCCGTCCTAAAATCGTCCTTTATTTCGGAATTTTATGCCTGTTAATGAGTTTTTTAGTGGCTCTGATCCTCAGTTTTTATCTAGGTTGA
- a CDS encoding agmatinase family protein, translating into MSEESTFQPPHLTEAQQALEKERHLPLTGWQQEVSQGLTYGLEAADSIRDRSIPTFSRGELPHYAGINTFMKAPYLEDVRNVGNYDVAIVGVPHDSGTTYRPGTRFGPQGIRRISALYTPYNFELGVDLREQITLCDLGDIFTIPANNEKSFDQISKGVAHVFSSGALPIILGGDHSIGFPTVRGICRHLGDKKVGIIHFDRHVDTQETDLDERMHTCPWFHATNMKNAPAKNLVQLGIGGWQVPRQGVKVCRERATNILTVTDIVERGIDAAAEFALERALDGTDCVWISFDIDCIDAGFVPGTGWPEPGGLLPREALALLGKIIQKAPICGMEVVEVSPPYDISDMTSLMATRVICDAMAHLVISGQLPRKEKPYYIHPQANLAVDEPWQ; encoded by the coding sequence ATGTCCGAGGAATCTACTTTTCAACCCCCGCATTTAACCGAAGCTCAACAGGCCCTAGAAAAAGAACGCCATTTGCCCCTAACCGGTTGGCAACAGGAAGTTTCTCAGGGGTTAACCTACGGTTTAGAGGCGGCCGATAGTATTCGCGATCGCAGTATTCCCACCTTTTCCAGGGGTGAGTTACCCCACTATGCGGGAATTAACACCTTTATGAAGGCCCCCTATTTGGAAGATGTGCGGAATGTGGGCAATTATGATGTGGCAATCGTGGGTGTTCCCCATGATTCGGGGACAACTTACCGACCCGGAACTCGTTTTGGTCCCCAGGGAATTCGGCGGATTTCGGCCCTTTATACGCCCTACAATTTTGAATTAGGAGTAGATCTGCGGGAACAAATTACTCTCTGTGATCTGGGGGATATTTTCACCATTCCTGCTAATAATGAAAAGTCCTTCGATCAAATCTCTAAGGGGGTTGCCCATGTCTTTAGTTCCGGCGCCTTGCCGATTATTTTAGGGGGTGATCATTCCATTGGTTTTCCGACAGTGCGGGGTATTTGTCGGCATTTAGGGGATAAAAAAGTCGGTATTATTCACTTTGATCGCCATGTGGATACCCAGGAAACGGATTTAGATGAACGGATGCACACTTGCCCCTGGTTTCATGCCACCAATATGAAAAATGCTCCTGCTAAAAATCTCGTCCAATTAGGGATTGGTGGTTGGCAAGTTCCCCGTCAAGGTGTTAAAGTTTGCCGCGAGCGGGCCACTAATATTTTGACCGTCACCGACATTGTGGAACGAGGCATTGATGCGGCCGCCGAATTTGCCTTAGAACGAGCTTTAGATGGTACGGATTGCGTTTGGATTAGTTTCGATATTGATTGCATTGATGCCGGTTTTGTCCCCGGTACAGGTTGGCCAGAACCTGGCGGTTTATTACCCCGTGAAGCCTTAGCTTTATTAGGTAAAATTATCCAAAAAGCTCCCATTTGTGGTATGGAAGTGGTGGAAGTTTCCCCTCCCTACGATATTAGTGATATGACCTCTTTGATGGCTACCCGTGTTATTTGTGATGCCATGGCCCATCTGGTTATTTCAGGTCAATTACCGCGTAAAGAAAAGCCCTATTATATTCATCCTCAAGCCAATCTGGCCGTTGACGAACCTTGGCAGTAA
- a CDS encoding ABC transporter permease — MTTTPKTLPQSTFWRITEDIPESLKWTLMVSSIIVPLILWLLISSFAGIESVFLPSPLAVIQALGKLAEQGFLIQDTITSFLRVVGGFFLGGLFAIPLGILMGTFPSIRSLMEPIIGVVRYMPAPAFIPLLVIYLGIGEMSKIMLIFIGTIFFNTLMIMDAVKFIPRELIEVTYTLGGTRKQVLFKVITPYIIPNIIDTFRVNMAAAWNLVVVAELVAADNGLGKRILLAQKFLRTDEIFACLIVLGIIGFALDLSFRLFLQWTCKWSITR; from the coding sequence ATGACCACAACACCTAAAACGCTTCCTCAAAGCACTTTTTGGCGGATTACCGAGGATATTCCCGAATCCCTCAAATGGACTTTAATGGTTTCCTCTATTATTGTCCCGCTGATTTTATGGTTACTAATCTCTAGTTTTGCGGGCATTGAATCCGTATTTTTGCCTTCTCCTTTAGCCGTTATTCAGGCCTTAGGAAAATTGGCAGAACAGGGCTTTTTAATTCAAGATACTATTACCAGTTTTTTACGAGTAGTTGGGGGCTTTTTTTTGGGAGGATTGTTTGCTATTCCCCTGGGGATTTTAATGGGAACTTTTCCGAGTATTCGTAGTTTAATGGAACCGATCATTGGCGTTGTACGTTATATGCCCGCTCCTGCTTTTATTCCCCTATTGGTTATTTATTTGGGTATTGGAGAAATGTCAAAAATTATGCTGATTTTTATCGGGACAATTTTCTTTAATACCCTGATGATTATGGATGCAGTTAAGTTCATTCCCCGTGAATTGATCGAAGTAACTTATACCCTTGGAGGAACGCGAAAACAGGTTTTATTTAAAGTGATTACTCCCTATATTATTCCTAATATTATTGATACTTTTCGCGTTAATATGGCGGCCGCCTGGAATTTGGTAGTGGTGGCGGAATTGGTGGCGGCCGATAATGGCTTAGGCAAACGCATTTTATTAGCCCAGAAATTTCTGAGAACCGATGAAATTTTTGCCTGTTTAATTGTCCTGGGAATTATTGGCTTTGCCCTAGATTTAAGTTTTCGTTTGTTTTTGCAGTGGACTTGTAAATGGTCAATTACTCGTTAA